The Macadamia integrifolia cultivar HAES 741 unplaced genomic scaffold, SCU_Mint_v3 scaffold151, whole genome shotgun sequence sequence ATCTGTATCCTACAAAAATATTGCATCAAACAATGAGATCTCATATGGAAtaaattcttccaagccgggtTCTCCGAAAAAGGCCAGGTTGATTAGGGTTTACTCATACATGACCGGAATCGActgaaccctaaaaaaaaagaagtcgaTTATTTGAATTGGGAATCAAATCCAGTCTGATTTTTAGAGCCATGATTATGAAACAATCATGGGGCAAGTGATAAGTATACTTTCCAACTGTAAAATATCAAGTTTCACATTAAATGTAAACTTAAGGATGTCATTTATTGGTTTGCTTTCTATTCGGTTTAAGATACAAAATgtagaaatcaaaatcgatcGAGAATAGAAACATGTTTAAAAGCAAAATTCAGTTTCATATATCTGCTTCCTTATTCATTTTAGGTCATATTTTAGGTGTATGAGCCAACTTTTTTTAtatcttcacaaaaaaaaaaaaaaaaaaaaaaaaaaaaaaaaaaaaaaaaaaaaaaaaaaaaaaaaaaaaaaaaaaaagagaaaaaaaagaaaaaaaagaaaaaaagaaaaaagaagaagaagaagaagaagaaaagaaaagaaagaaagaagtagtTAAGAGTTATAATCAACTGAACATTTTTCAAACATTAAAGAGGAATATAATttatcatccacattgatcgaaatatttaaaaatagtTTTAACTAATTCTTTATTCGATTCGAAAATAGATAATTCAGTTTGATTCAACAAGTTTAGTCATGAAACCGAAaacaaatcacaaaaaaaattcaggttttaaaatcaaaatcgaatcaattaatttcagtttgatttgatttgattttaaaccACGGATATCCACAACCCACGGATATCCACAACCACATACTAGTAAGATCAAACAGGTTGGGTTATTAAAATCTGATATTTTTATATTGAATTCATATCAGTAgacaaatctgaaaaaataattgattttaAAACCAAATATATATCTACAACACAAAAACTGATTCTTTCAATTAAATGGGCTATAAGTACTCTAAAATTAAGTCTCATGGAGTTTCTTTctctaatattaaaaaattttcaGTTACCTAAAGTACGTACCGTGAAGATAAAGTTGTAGCCATGCTTGAGAACATCACCAAGGAATTGGGTTCTCTTCCACATCACCATTATGAAATCTTTAGACATGTAAATTTTCTCCTCTCTGAAATCCACACCTTCTGTCACCAATCTGTAGCAGTGAAACCTCAAGAACTTGCACCTATCATAAGCCACTTGATCCATTGCCACAACCAGAAGGTGATCCAACAAGCCTCTTGTATCTTCTCCTAACCAGAAGCCTTCTAAGAACAGATCAAACATTGTCTTCTCCAGATTATCCCTCTGAATATAAGCTTTGTTTACTATAGCTATTATCACAGTCTTATTCCCCattgaagctctgtccaaagCTATTGTAAGTTCATCTTTGGGAATGCTTATGTTGGTCTGATGATATATGacccaaaaaatatttaaaaaaaaaaaataataataataataaaataaaataaaattcagattTCACAAAACCCATTTTCTAATTCAATAAGAAAAAgtttttaaggggaaaaaaagatgtGTACTTACCAGAGACTtggagaaggaaggaggagacCATATGCAAAGATAGAGTAGTCcagagaaaagaatagaaatcaCAGCCAAATGAGCCATGCTACCCTTAGAGAAGTAATCCATGATTGTGCCTAGAAACTGACTAGTCCGGCAAAAATAACCTCTAGTGTTTGGGATTTCTGCCGTTTCAGTTCTCCAATATGTAACTCTTTTAAATGGAGATTAATGGGAGTGGTATGGGAAGGGAGGGAGCCTCTGCCTGCACTGTAATTTTCACCTTTTAGTGTTGTTACTAATTGGTGATAAAGATCATCCCAGCCAAtgagttttcaaaaaattaccaaaattatCATTTGGATCAATCTTCTCCTTGATTGTATTAATGTAAATCATTAAGATAGTAAAAGGGGAAAGTCTTTTTCCTAAGGGGAAATATGCCATAAAAGGAGCATCTCTGCCTGGGATCCCAACTGTTAAAACAGTGGAgcctaattatttatttttggaaataattaaaaataaaaaatcctatttttGGAGATGGTCTTTGAGAATGATTTGTGTAGCATATACAGGTCTACGAATTTTCACTCTTCGATTAGAGGGTTTTGATGAattattgttaaaaaaatcacaaaaaaatgcATTTGTTGATGGAAATTATAGATTTTATGaatttattaaatataaaaataaaaattggattttgatgGCAGAGATATGTGATGTGTATTTATACATTCATGATCAACAAAATTTTCTATTGCAAGTATGTGTTatatttcataaaagaaaaaccattacttttatttttacttcATATTTTTATACAAGTATCAACTTTattgtgaaaaagaaaaaagaagaagaagaagaaaaagaaggtacAAACTCCAAAAGTTAATAGAATTACACTTGTTTACAATATTTGAGTTGTTATCTTTCACAATAATGTGACGCGGTCTCGTTTTATTTTGGAAGATTATGAAATTTCTCTCTTCCCAAATCTGGCATATGATGGAGCAAAAGGTGATTTGATTTGACCAATGGCCCACTTAATCATCGCCGAACTCTACCGGCCTCAACCCACTTGGCCTCATCAAGGAAGCTTGATTTAGCACTATAAAAAGGGTGCCACATCTTTAAAGTGTCATTTCAAATTTGACTACTAAAGTTACAATGGAAGTTTACCCAAAAGAAATTACAATGGAAGAAGAGACGATCTCGGCCCTCTATACAAAGCGAACAAAAGCAATAAAAAGAGTTTACCAATGCAGtgatatatataatttttgaattattagattatttttagtgcatttgaaaattttactatttttccaGCTAATTCACTAGTCGATCCCGAAAAGTGAATCAGAAGCAAGGGCATTGGCTCAATTTAGAAGGTTGGATCGAAATTGAAAATCCACTAAGTGATTTTGACTCTATTATATATTCATTACTTAAAAGAGATTGATAATCTTACTTTTTTTGCCCCTTATTTTATTCTCAAACGTTATTTTAAAATCACAACAACTTCGCAGAGGTATCATTCAGACACTTTCTTACTCTTGATGACCAAATAGATAATCAATGTGAGTCTTCTAATTCTGTTTAGGGAGTATACAGCtgcttttcttcttgcttcGCCAGTATTGATAGGTTATTCCAACTGGTTGAAGGTAGTTTTGAAGAATATACCTCTGCTTTCTGCCTTCCGATTTTAGAGCAGTTGTTTCTCGATCTCTAGCTGTTTATTGGCTTTCTGCTTTTAGGTTAGCCTAACCTATGAGGTGATAGGACCACCTTTGACCACCCTGAGTTCCGGATTTGGAAGAACTACCTAGCTGTATTCAAGTTGGATTAGAATATCAATGGTGACAAGCCACTTTTGGGGTCAAGCAACTCGATTCAAACTGGAATCGATCCATTAGGAGTCATAGCCGGCCCACCCATTAATTTATTGGttctgttttgggtttagtttttaatttattgGTTCTGTTTTGGATTTAGTTTTTGTAAGTGATTAGTTTATTGGTTTAGATCGATAGACCAACAGAGAATCGTAGGAATgaatttcaataaatttttataatcattggATCTTGAAAATGTACAAGTGTCACGTGCATAGAGAAAATTGCGCAAGAATCGCACGATTATGAATTAGAGAGGATCAgaatccaaattgaaatcgCTATacccgatatatatatatatatatatatatattttgtgcaTAAACTTAAGATTTGAAATCTATTTATATTAGAGATTCAAACTAAATTGTAAAAGTTATCACAAAGTGCAGGTTTCCAAGAGAGATTCGTATTGTTGTTTCATTAAGTTGAAATGTGATAGCTTGATGACTTCCTGAACTGATCCACATTAGCCTACGTGCCGCCATTTTTCTTCATTGTCCAACAACAATTTCCATGAGTAAAAATGGATCGATATCTCTTTCTACCTACCTACAAAGAAATTTGTTGCAAACATGTGTATCAAAAGATCCAAAAGCTGCCAACACATAGTAATTTGGACAAAATTTTTCTTCACTAGTGGGTGAACGATAGGATGGTCCAAATGGAA is a genomic window containing:
- the LOC122064004 gene encoding uncharacterized protein At1g28695-like isoform X1; the protein is MDYFSKGSMAHLAVISILFSGLLYLCIWSPPSFSKSLTNISIPKDELTIALDRASMGNKTVIIAIVNKAYIQRDNLEKTMFDLFLEGFWLGEDTRGLLDHLLVVAMDQVAYDRCKFLRFHCYRLVTEGVDFREEKIYMSKDFIMVMWKRTQFLGDVLKHGYNFIFTDTDVMWLRNPFLKLIKDEEAEDDLQISCDGFNGNSRSEANQINTGFYFIRSNNKTIALFEQWHAMRNDSPGLKEQDVLVNMMHRGVFRELGLRLRILETVYFSGFCQDSPDFNAVTTVHANCCRGLNAKMADLADVLRDWRKFKDSANHTSKWSEHNACIHSW
- the LOC122064004 gene encoding uncharacterized protein At1g28695-like isoform X2, producing MDYFSKGSMAHLAVISILFSGLLYLCIWSPPSFSKSLTNISIPKDELTIALDRASMGNKTVIIAIVNKAYIQRDNLEKTMFDLFLEGFWLGEDTRGLLDHLLVVAMDQVAYDRCKFLRFHCYRLVTEGVDFREEKIYMSKDFIMVMWKRTQFLGDVLKHGYNFIFTDTDVMWLRNPFLKLIKDEEAEDDLQISCDGFNGNSRSEANQINTDYFSLKETNTTTFGLRKGWSPIEVFQAAQRSHNEFWEASKLSSNCNNSSPTQQHFSPQHWTPPQADLLKINCNAAYDDETNTGGLGVIGRSAMGAQIFAISVPSYFTEIITERL